GAATAAGCACGATCATCCCGAAGGAGATGCTCTCTATCACAGCTTGCAGGTTTTTGAGCAGGCTTGCGCGAGAAAACCGTACGACGAAGAGTTTCTTCTCGCTGCGATTCTTCACGATGTCGGACTCGCTGTCGATCCAATGGACCCAGCGCGTGCTGGTTTAGACGTTCTCGATGGCTGGATTACTGAACGAACAGCATGGTTCATCGAGAACCTGCAAGATGCCCAGCGTGCTCAAATCGGAGTGCTGGGAGCAAGAGCTTTGCGGCGGCTCCAAAAGCATTTGGACTACGAAGATCTCACACAGCTAGCCGAGTGTGATCTTCTCGGAAGGACTCCCGGAGCGGATGTTCGCAAGGTCACAGAAGCATTGTCGATTATACGTGAGCTTGCGCGAGACGAATTGGACGCAGCAGAAGACTGATCTCGATTCAGAACAGCGAAAACATCATGAGCTGAGTAGATCGCACGAGCCAGGTGCGTTCGGTGGGTGAGATTTTCCCTGTGCGAAGCATGTAGCTGGTTTTCGATTTGACTTGCGAAACGAACAGCCGCTGCAAATCCGTCATCTCGAACTCTCCCATCTCTTCCGCTTCAAGAAGTTGTTTTGTCACTGAGTTGATGGCACGAACTTCGTGCAGCGAAGGTGTTTCGTCGACGTCCCATTCAATGGAAGATGGCAGATTGGCGATCTGGTCTGCCACACGAAGCATGGCAGTGGAGACAAGTGCGATTTTGTCGATGTCCAGTTTTTCCAGCGTGTCTTCCGGCGTGTGATAGTCGGGATGTTCACCCGTAGAGAAAAACAGAAACGGAATTTTTCGATATCGAAACGGTCCATAGTCGCTGCGCGTGCCAACGATGTCTGTTCCGAGCCGGGCCACTTCGAGACCCTCAGGCACAGCAATTTGGTCGAGGCAATGGCTCACCTGAGGGGAAGTCTCCGCTCCCATGACGAAGACTGTCGGAATATCAAGTCCTCCGAGTGAACGACCGATCATATCCGCTGTGAGGCAGAAGCGGATCGATTCTTCTTCCAGCGGGCAGTGCGCAAGAAACCAGCGTGAACCCCAGAGCAGATGTTCTTCAAGATCGAACGAGACAAAGGCGATGCTGCGCCGAGCTGGATTTTTCGCAAAGTGTTTCGCCAGTTCCAAAAGCATCGAGACACCACTGGCATTGTCGTCAGCTCCGGGAAAGATCTTCCCCCCACGGACTCCGAGATGATCGTAGTGGGCGTTGACGACGATCCACTCCCTTTTGAGAAGCGGGTCTGTTCCCTCCACGAATCCGCCTATATTGCGTCCCATGATGATGGGATCAGCGGACTTGTCGTTGAAATCAGGGACTGCTTGGATGAAGCCATCTTCGAAAAGCGGTTGCAGACCGGATTCCTCAAACCGAGCGATGATGTAATCGGCCGATTCGATTTTTCCCCAGTCGTCTCTGCCGCGTCGGTCCGGACTCGCCAGATATTCGAGATGCGAGAGCAAGTCCTGAGCGGAGACGATGGTCTCAGCAGCACTTTCGGCCTGTTCGACTTCAACCCCGTCGCTTGCAACCGCGAGGTTAGCGATCGCGATCAGACTGAAAATCAGAGCGAGGAGAAGTCGCTGCATTCGACTTTCATGATGCTGGTGACGGACAACTGGGCAGCCTTTCGACATCGTATGGAGCATTTTCTTGAGTTGCGCGGTGGATCGATTCGATTGGGAATGGTGACCAATTATGACGGCTGGGCGGATTCTAACGAAAAATCCTGTTTTGAACGCCGTCGCCTGTCGATGTTTCCTTTGATCAGTCAACTTTCGACGTGATGCGATCACTCTCACCGGTGCTTGTGCGGCAACACGTCCTGAGGAATTTAGTCCGCTCTCTCCGAAATTAATCATGGAGATCATTCATGTTGAAGCAAACACTTCTGGCCGGTTTGTGCTCCGTCGCATTCCTGGTCGTCATGTTTGTCGGCACCAACGAAGTTGAAGCAGCTCCTCCGGGGCAACCGACGAATTGGCAGCGATTCTACCACTATCCTTACGTTTACTACCCACAGAACTACCAGACTCAGCCAGAGAGCTACGATCACATGTATTACCGGTATCCGACCGAACGTCGGATCCCTGTCTACAACTCTCAGTGGCACAACTTCTATCCCAGCGAACGACCATATCACTGGGGCCATCACTTCATTCTGGACGTCTTCTAGGAGAAGTTCCTGAATGTGTGAAACGAGTGGTTTCACCAGAATGTTGTCGAAACCACTCCGTCGATCAACGGCAGACAGACGAAAAACTCTGCCACATTTTCCTTCCGGTTTGCACATGCCTGCATGAGCAAACACTTCTGAGTCTTTGAGGGAAACGGCTCAGATCCAAGAAGAGGAAAGAGCAGCTTGCTCCATCTGGGGGCGATGAATCAACTTGAGGGTGAGGGGAACAGCCTGCTTCGGCTTCGAAGCAGGCTGTTTTTGTATTTGCTCTTTTGCCTTTTTTTTGCGTTCTGCTTGATTCAGTTTGACACGTCAATTGGCGGATCTATGTTTCCCTGACCGAGATTCGCGGTCACAAATCGCAATGACAACTTAAACGCGGCAAGGAGAAGCTAGGAGCTTTGAGGGGACCTTGTCGCGTTTTTTCGTGCGCGCATCGCTGTGAATCTTTAAGGGTTATACCGATTCTGCTGAAGCCTGTTGTAAAACAGACCGATTGATTGAGAAGGACTGAAGTTTTTGTCCCAATCAGTTGGTCCGATGTCGCACAACACATTCAAAACTGCCTTCTGGACGATGCTTCTCGCATTCGGACTCACGCTCGTTCTTACCGGGTTCGATCCGGCAGACTTTGAGTTCGCCAGAAAGAAGGGCGACCCAGCCGGTCAGGCAGCGACTGAAGAAGTTGTTTCTTCTGACCCGATTACGGACAGTGCTGACGTTTCTTTGGAACCGACATCCGATGAAATCCCGAATCGGATGCACGTTGCGTTCCAGGAACTGCGACCGCGAACTCGTCCGCTCGCCAGGCAAGCTCAGCGGGAACCTGCTATCACACCGCTGACCCTTTCGCATTCTTCGAATACATCCACAAACGCCGGATCTGAATGGAACGAGAGCCCGCTGCAAGTTGCGAGTTCACAGTCAGTGCCGACAGCGAATGCTTCGACTCACTTGGAGGCAGGATTTCAGGTTGCCTCGGCGGATCGCGATGCACGAATTGGACAGCCGCCCGTGCCTTCGAGTTTTGAGCAATCAACGCCTCCATCGTTTCCGGTTTCGTCTATTCCTCCTGTGACGGAAGTGGTCGAACAGAAATCGATCATGGTGCCGATTCCGGAAATGCATCACGACGACCGTTCTTCGTCGGCGAAAACTTCATCTGACGATTCGGAACTTTCGCT
The sequence above is drawn from the Thalassoglobus sp. JC818 genome and encodes:
- a CDS encoding M28 family peptidase, whose protein sequence is MQRLLLALIFSLIAIANLAVASDGVEVEQAESAAETIVSAQDLLSHLEYLASPDRRGRDDWGKIESADYIIARFEESGLQPLFEDGFIQAVPDFNDKSADPIIMGRNIGGFVEGTDPLLKREWIVVNAHYDHLGVRGGKIFPGADDNASGVSMLLELAKHFAKNPARRSIAFVSFDLEEHLLWGSRWFLAHCPLEEESIRFCLTADMIGRSLGGLDIPTVFVMGAETSPQVSHCLDQIAVPEGLEVARLGTDIVGTRSDYGPFRYRKIPFLFFSTGEHPDYHTPEDTLEKLDIDKIALVSTAMLRVADQIANLPSSIEWDVDETPSLHEVRAINSVTKQLLEAEEMGEFEMTDLQRLFVSQVKSKTSYMLRTGKISPTERTWLVRSTQLMMFSLF